The Streptomyces spororaveus genome includes a region encoding these proteins:
- a CDS encoding NADH-quinone oxidoreductase subunit G — translation MTVTTPAASGGGAAVPPENTVSLTIDGVELSVPKGTLVIRAAEQLGIEIPRFCDHPLLSPAGACRQCIVEVEGQRKPMASCTITCTDGMVVKTQLTSEVADKSQRGVMELLLINHPLDCPVCDKGGECPLQNQAMSHGNAESRFEGKKRTYEKPVPISTQVLLDRERCVLCARCTRFSNEIAGDPMIELLERGALQQVGTGEGDPFESYFSGNTIQICPVGALTSAAYRFRSRPFDLVSSPSVCEHCAGGCATRTDHRRGKVLRRLAAEDPEVNEEWICDKGRFGFRYAQRPDRLTTPLVRGSDGVLAPASWPEALEAAANGLAAARGRAGVLTGGRLTVEDAYAYAKFARVVLDTNDIDFRARVHSAEEAEFLASEVAGYGVDLGGQWLSYTALEAAPAVLLVGIEAEEEAPGVFLRLRKAHRKRKQRTYSVAPFATRGLDKAGGTLLAAAPGTEPEWLDALASRTGLETGGAEAAEALRLPGAVILVGERLAGVPGALTAAVRAAGVTGATLVWIPRRAGERAAVEAGALPSLLPGGRPATDPRARGEVAAAWGLDELPHRYGRDTGQIVEAAATRELSALLVAGVEVADLPDPARARTALQEAFVVSLELRPSEVTDHADVVLPVAAVAEKAGAFINWEGRVRPFEAALKPDQMTRRLAPADARVLHMLADAADRPIALPDVHAVRREIDRLGPWAGERAAEQSADTVPLPRPGSGEAVLAGHRLLLDLGRLQEGDDALAGTRHEASARLSAATAAETGVKDGDVLAVTGPAGSVELPLRITEMPDRVVWLPLNSTGSGVLADAGARPGTLVRIGPATPAGAGDTTAEVDA, via the coding sequence ATGACCGTCACCACTCCAGCGGCCTCCGGTGGCGGAGCGGCGGTTCCACCGGAGAACACCGTCTCGCTGACCATCGACGGGGTCGAACTGTCCGTGCCCAAGGGCACCCTCGTCATCCGGGCCGCCGAACAGCTCGGCATCGAGATCCCCCGGTTCTGCGACCACCCCCTCCTCTCCCCGGCCGGCGCCTGCCGCCAGTGCATCGTCGAGGTCGAGGGCCAGCGCAAGCCGATGGCCTCCTGCACCATCACCTGCACCGACGGCATGGTCGTCAAGACCCAGCTGACCTCCGAGGTCGCCGACAAGTCCCAGCGCGGGGTGATGGAGCTGCTGCTCATCAACCACCCGCTGGACTGCCCGGTCTGCGACAAGGGCGGCGAGTGCCCGCTGCAGAACCAGGCGATGTCGCACGGCAACGCCGAATCGCGGTTCGAGGGCAAGAAGCGCACCTACGAGAAGCCGGTCCCGATCTCCACCCAGGTGCTGCTGGACCGCGAGCGGTGCGTGCTGTGCGCGCGCTGCACCCGCTTCTCCAACGAGATCGCCGGCGACCCGATGATCGAGCTGCTGGAACGCGGCGCGCTCCAGCAGGTCGGCACCGGCGAGGGCGACCCCTTCGAGTCGTACTTCTCCGGCAACACCATCCAGATCTGCCCGGTCGGCGCCCTCACCTCGGCCGCCTACCGGTTCCGCTCCCGCCCCTTCGACCTCGTCTCCTCCCCGAGCGTGTGCGAGCACTGCGCGGGCGGCTGCGCGACCCGCACCGACCACCGCCGCGGCAAGGTGCTGCGCCGGCTCGCCGCCGAGGACCCCGAGGTCAACGAGGAGTGGATCTGCGACAAGGGCCGCTTCGGGTTCCGCTACGCGCAGCGCCCGGACCGGCTGACCACCCCGCTGGTACGCGGCTCCGACGGGGTGCTCGCCCCGGCGAGCTGGCCCGAGGCCCTGGAAGCCGCGGCGAACGGACTCGCCGCCGCGCGCGGCCGGGCCGGCGTGCTGACCGGCGGCCGGCTCACCGTCGAGGACGCCTACGCGTACGCCAAGTTCGCGCGCGTCGTCCTCGACACCAACGACATCGACTTCCGGGCCCGCGTGCACAGCGCGGAGGAGGCCGAGTTCCTGGCCTCGGAGGTCGCCGGGTACGGGGTGGACCTCGGCGGTCAGTGGCTCTCCTACACCGCCCTGGAGGCGGCTCCCGCGGTGCTGCTCGTCGGCATCGAGGCCGAGGAGGAGGCCCCCGGCGTCTTCCTGCGGCTGCGCAAGGCGCACCGCAAGCGCAAGCAGCGGACCTACTCCGTCGCCCCCTTCGCCACCCGCGGCCTGGACAAGGCCGGTGGCACCCTGCTGGCCGCCGCACCCGGCACCGAGCCCGAGTGGCTCGACGCGCTGGCCTCCCGGACCGGCCTGGAGACCGGCGGTGCCGAAGCCGCCGAGGCGCTGCGGCTGCCCGGCGCGGTCATCCTCGTCGGGGAGCGCCTCGCCGGGGTGCCGGGTGCGCTGACCGCCGCCGTACGGGCGGCCGGGGTCACCGGGGCCACCCTGGTGTGGATCCCGCGCCGGGCCGGTGAGCGGGCCGCCGTCGAGGCGGGCGCGCTGCCGTCCCTGCTGCCGGGCGGCCGCCCCGCCACCGACCCGCGGGCCCGGGGCGAGGTCGCCGCCGCCTGGGGGCTGGACGAGCTCCCGCACCGCTACGGCCGTGACACCGGCCAGATCGTCGAGGCCGCCGCGACCCGGGAGCTCTCGGCGCTGCTGGTCGCGGGTGTCGAGGTCGCCGACCTGCCCGACCCGGCCCGCGCGCGGACCGCCCTCCAGGAGGCCTTCGTGGTCTCCCTGGAACTGCGGCCCAGCGAGGTCACCGACCACGCGGACGTGGTCCTCCCGGTCGCAGCGGTGGCCGAGAAGGCGGGCGCGTTCATCAACTGGGAGGGTCGGGTCCGGCCGTTCGAGGCCGCGCTCAAGCCCGACCAGATGACCCGCCGGCTCGCCCCGGCCGACGCCCGCGTGCTGCACATGCTGGCCGACGCCGCCGACCGGCCGATCGCCCTGCCCGACGTACACGCCGTACGCCGGGAGATCGACCGGCTCGGCCCGTGGGCCGGGGAGCGGGCCGCCGAGCAGAGCGCGGACACCGTGCCCCTGCCCCGTCCGGGCAGCGGCGAGGCGGTCCTCGCGGGCCACCGGCTCCTGCTCGACCTCGGCCGGCTGCAGGAGGGCGACGACGCCCTGGCCGGCACCCGCCACGAGGCGAGCGCCCGGCTGTCGGCCGCCACGGCCGCCGAGACCGGCGTCAAGGACGGTGACGTCCTCGCGGTCACCGGCCCGGCCGGCTCGGTGGAACTCCCGCTCCGGATCACCGAGATGCCCGACCGCGTGGTCTGGCTCCCGCTGAACTCCACCGGCTCCGGCGTCCTCGCCGACGCCGGAGCCCGCCCGGGCACCCTCGTGCGCATCGGCCCGGCGACCCCGGCCGGCGCAGGCGACACCACTGCGGAGGTGGACGCGTGA
- the nuoF gene encoding NADH-quinone oxidoreductase subunit NuoF, giving the protein MSVSSELSNGGNGSSSHPETGGGTSPEKLLAPVLSSFWDEPRSWTLETYRRHEGYEGLRKALAMTPDDLIAYVKDSGLRGRGGAGFPTGMKWQFIPQGDGKPHYLVVNADESEPGTCKDIPLLFANPHSLIEGMIIACYAIRSEHAFIYLRGETVPVLRRLHEAVREAYAAGYLGKDIDGTGRNLDITVHAGAGAYICGEETALLDSLEGRRGQPRLRPPFPAVEGLYACPTVVNNVESIASVPAILNKGKDWFKSMGTEKSPGFTLYSLSGHVVGPGQYEAPLGITLRQLLDMSGGMRPGHRLKFWTPGGSSTPMFTDEHLDVPLDYEGVGAAGSMLGTKALQCFDETTCVVRAVTRWTEFYAHESCGKCTPCREGTYWLVQLLRDIEAGNGVMSDLDKLNDIADNINGKSFCALGDGAASPIFSSLKYFREEYEQHITGKGCPFDPRKSTLWADTEVNA; this is encoded by the coding sequence ATGTCGGTGTCTTCCGAACTGAGCAACGGGGGAAACGGGAGCAGCTCCCACCCGGAGACCGGGGGAGGGACCAGCCCGGAGAAGCTCCTCGCCCCCGTGCTGTCCTCCTTCTGGGACGAGCCGCGGTCGTGGACGCTGGAGACCTACCGGCGCCACGAGGGGTACGAGGGCCTGCGCAAGGCGCTCGCGATGACCCCGGACGACCTCATCGCCTACGTGAAGGACTCGGGTCTGCGCGGACGCGGCGGCGCGGGCTTCCCCACCGGCATGAAGTGGCAGTTCATCCCGCAGGGCGACGGCAAGCCGCACTACCTCGTGGTCAACGCGGACGAGTCGGAGCCGGGAACCTGCAAGGACATCCCCCTCCTCTTCGCCAACCCGCACTCCCTCATCGAGGGAATGATCATCGCCTGCTACGCGATCCGCTCGGAGCACGCCTTCATCTACCTGCGCGGGGAGACGGTGCCCGTGCTGCGGCGCCTGCACGAGGCCGTGCGCGAGGCGTACGCGGCGGGATACCTCGGCAAGGACATCGACGGCACCGGGCGCAACCTCGACATCACGGTGCACGCGGGCGCGGGCGCGTACATCTGCGGCGAGGAGACGGCGCTGCTCGACTCCCTCGAAGGCCGGCGCGGCCAGCCCCGGCTGCGTCCCCCCTTCCCTGCCGTCGAGGGGCTCTACGCGTGCCCCACTGTCGTCAACAACGTCGAGTCGATCGCCTCGGTTCCCGCGATCCTGAACAAGGGCAAGGACTGGTTCAAGTCGATGGGGACCGAGAAGTCCCCCGGCTTCACCCTGTACTCGCTCTCCGGACACGTCGTCGGCCCCGGCCAGTACGAGGCCCCGCTCGGCATCACCCTGCGCCAGCTCCTCGACATGAGCGGCGGCATGCGCCCCGGGCACCGGCTGAAGTTCTGGACCCCCGGCGGCTCCTCCACCCCGATGTTCACGGACGAGCACCTCGACGTCCCGCTCGACTACGAGGGCGTGGGCGCCGCCGGCTCCATGCTCGGCACCAAGGCCCTCCAGTGCTTCGACGAGACGACCTGCGTGGTGCGGGCCGTGACCCGGTGGACCGAGTTCTACGCCCACGAGTCCTGCGGCAAGTGCACCCCGTGCCGCGAAGGCACCTACTGGCTGGTCCAGCTGCTCCGCGACATCGAGGCCGGCAACGGCGTCATGTCCGACCTCGACAAGCTGAACGACATCGCCGACAACATCAACGGCAAGTCCTTCTGCGCGCTCGGCGACGGCGCGGCCAGCCCGATCTTCTCCTCGCTCAAGTACTTCCGCGAGGAGTACGAGCAGCACATCACGGGCAAGGGCTGCCCCTTCGACCCCAGGAAGTCGACCCTCTGGGCCGACACGGAGGTGAACGCATGA
- the nuoE gene encoding NADH-quinone oxidoreductase subunit NuoE — MTASPSNQGVSLGMPQLPAPDFPAEVRERLEADAREVIARYPDSRSALLPLLHLTQSEEGHVSRTGIRFCAEVLGLTTAEVTAVATFYTMYRRKPSGDYQVGVCTNTLCAVMGGDAIFEELKEHLGVGNNETTPDGKVTLEHIECNAACDYAPVVMVNWEFFDNQTPQSAKAMVDDLLAGREVSPTRGAPLCTYKETARILAGFPDEREGAVEATGGAGPASLIGLRIARGESAHTPIVHPRGEATTEGGE, encoded by the coding sequence GCCCCAGCTGCCGGCCCCCGACTTCCCGGCGGAGGTACGCGAGCGCCTCGAAGCCGACGCCAGGGAAGTCATCGCCCGCTACCCCGACAGCCGCTCCGCGCTGCTGCCGCTGCTGCACCTGACGCAGTCCGAGGAGGGCCACGTCTCGCGCACCGGCATCCGCTTCTGCGCCGAGGTGCTGGGCCTGACCACCGCCGAGGTCACGGCCGTGGCGACCTTCTACACGATGTACCGCCGCAAGCCCTCCGGGGACTACCAGGTCGGCGTCTGCACGAACACCCTGTGCGCGGTGATGGGCGGCGACGCCATCTTCGAGGAGCTCAAGGAGCACCTCGGGGTCGGCAACAACGAGACCACCCCCGACGGCAAGGTCACCCTCGAACACATCGAGTGCAACGCGGCCTGCGACTACGCACCCGTGGTGATGGTCAACTGGGAGTTCTTCGACAACCAGACCCCCCAGTCCGCCAAGGCCATGGTCGACGACCTGCTGGCCGGCCGCGAGGTCTCGCCGACCCGGGGCGCGCCGCTGTGCACGTACAAGGAGACCGCCCGGATCCTGGCCGGCTTCCCGGACGAGCGCGAGGGCGCGGTCGAGGCGACCGGCGGCGCCGGCCCCGCCTCCCTGATCGGGCTGCGCATCGCGCGCGGCGAGTCCGCGCACACCCCGATCGTCCACCCGCGCGGCGAGGCCACCACCGAGGGAGGGGAGTGA